A region from the Ciconia boyciana chromosome 1, ASM3463844v1, whole genome shotgun sequence genome encodes:
- the IRF5 gene encoding interferon regulatory factor 5 isoform X1 produces MQRAAMNPPPRRVRLKPWLVAQVSSRRYPGLQWLDPERRRFAIPWRHATRHPPAPQDHDTIFKAWAQETGKFTEGVDEPDPAKWKATLRCALNKSREFRLLFDGTKATPLRPYKVYEVCEGPAEGADGDDYGCGGEEDVSQLQKMTSLSINDTPHGGDLLPPYPWPKEDPPFGSGCPPGPFAPPPPALLLGEVGGTHGTPELPPAALAEAGPPLGTLGPPAACPLAPMEHVIPNLLISPHMLPLTDLEIKFQYRGRQVCVLTISNPHGCRLFHSSLEPTQEQVELFGPLTLEQVRFPATDTIPNEKQRFYTHQLLDVLDRGLILELQGQDIYAIRLCQCKVFWTGPCAAHHAGPNPIEREKKTKLFSLEGFLNGLILFQKGQTTTPPPFEIFFCFGEEWPDQKPKEKKLITVQVVPVAARLLLEMFSGELSWSADSIPLQISHPDLKDKMVEQFKELHQLWQNQQRLPPVQPEPGPAAGPWVLPPGPLPQ; encoded by the exons ATGCAAAG AGCCGCCATGaaccccccgccccgccgggtGCGGCTGAAGCCCTGGCTGGTGGCGCAGGTCAGCAGCCGGCGCTACCCGGGCCTGCAGTGGCTGGACCCCGAGCGGCGACGCTTCGCCATCCCCTGGCGTCACGCCACCcgccacccccccgccccccaggaCCACGACACCATCTTCAAG GCGTGGGCGCAGGAGACGGGGAAGTTCACGGAGGGGGTGGACGAGCCGGACCCCGCCAAGTGGAAGGCCACCCTGCGCTGCGCCCTCAACAAGAGCCGCGAGTTCCGCCTGCTCTTCGACGGCACCAAGGCCACCCCGCTCCGGCCCTACAAGGTCTACGAGGTCTGCGAGGGCCCGGCCGAGGGCGCAG ATGGGGACGACTACGGCTGTGGCGGGGAGGAGGACGTCAGCCAG CTCCAGAAGATGACATCTCTGAGCATCAATG ACACCCCGCACGGGGGGGACCTGCTGCCCCCCTACCCCTGGCCCAAGGAGGACCCCCCCTTCGGCAGCGGCTGCCCCCCGGGGCCCTTCGCACCGCCCCCCCCGGCGCTGCTCCtcggggaggtggggggcacccacgggacccccgagctgccccccgccgccctcgccGAGGCGGGCCCCCCCCTGGGCACCCTGGGGCCCCCGGCCGCTTGCCCGCTGGCACCCATGGAGCACGTCATCCCCAACCTGCTCATCAGCCCCCACATGCTGCCGC TGACCGACCTGGAGATCAAGTTCCAGTACCGGGGCCGTCAGGTCTGCGTCCTCACCATCAGCAACCCCCACGGCTGCCGCCTCTTCCACAGCAGCCTGgagcccacgcaggagcaggtGGAGCTCTTCGGGCCGCTGACGCTGGAGCAGGTCCGCTTCCCCGCCACCGACACCATCCCCAACGAGAAGCAGCGTTTCTACACCCACCAGCTCCTGGACGTGCTGGACCGTGGGCTCAtcctggagctgcagggccAGGACATCTACGCCATCCGCCTCTGCCAGTGCAAGGTCTTCTGGACAGGGCCCTGTGCCGCCCACCACGCTGGCCCCAACCCCATCGAGAGGGAGAAGAAGACCAAGCTCTTCAGCCTCGAGGGGTTCCTCAACG GCCTCATCCTGTTCCAGAAGGGCCAAACCACCACCCCTCCTCCCTTCGAGATCTTCTTCTGCTTCGGCGAGGAGTGGCCCGACCAGAAGCCCAAGGAGAAAAAGCTCATCACGGTGCAG GTGGTGCCGGTGGCGGCgcggctgctgctggagatgttCTCGGGAGAGTTGTCCTGGTCGGCCGACAGCATCCCCCTGCAGATCTCCCACCCCGACCTCAAGGACAAGATGGTGGAGCAGTTCAAGGAGCTTCACCAGCTCTGGCAGAACCAGCAGCGGCTGCCGCCGGTGCAGCcggagcccggccccgccgccggaCCCTGGGTGCTGCCGCCCggtcccctgccccagtga
- the IRF5 gene encoding interferon regulatory factor 5 isoform X3: MQRAAMNPPPRRVRLKPWLVAQVSSRRYPGLQWLDPERRRFAIPWRHATRHPPAPQDHDTIFKAWAQETGKFTEGVDEPDPAKWKATLRCALNKSREFRLLFDGTKATPLRPYKVYEVCEGPAEGADGDDYGCGGEEDVSQLQKMTSLSINDTPHGGDLLPPYPWPKEDPPFGSGCPPGPFAPPPPALLLGEVGGTHGTPELPPAALAEAGPPLGTLGPPAACPLAPMEHVIPNLLISPHMLPLTDLEIKFQYRGRQVCVLTISNPHGCRLFHSSLEPTQEQVELFGPLTLEQVRFPATDTIPNEKQRFYTHQLLDVLDRGLILELQGQDIYAIRLCQCKVFWTGPCAAHHAGPNPIEREKKTKLFSLEGFLNGLILFQKGQTTTPPPFEIFFCFGEEWPDQKPKEKKLITVQMATHPRREQHAPQPCPRAPRRLSQPRPCTRSSRLLPVRSNFKINRIKPK; encoded by the exons ATGCAAAG AGCCGCCATGaaccccccgccccgccgggtGCGGCTGAAGCCCTGGCTGGTGGCGCAGGTCAGCAGCCGGCGCTACCCGGGCCTGCAGTGGCTGGACCCCGAGCGGCGACGCTTCGCCATCCCCTGGCGTCACGCCACCcgccacccccccgccccccaggaCCACGACACCATCTTCAAG GCGTGGGCGCAGGAGACGGGGAAGTTCACGGAGGGGGTGGACGAGCCGGACCCCGCCAAGTGGAAGGCCACCCTGCGCTGCGCCCTCAACAAGAGCCGCGAGTTCCGCCTGCTCTTCGACGGCACCAAGGCCACCCCGCTCCGGCCCTACAAGGTCTACGAGGTCTGCGAGGGCCCGGCCGAGGGCGCAG ATGGGGACGACTACGGCTGTGGCGGGGAGGAGGACGTCAGCCAG CTCCAGAAGATGACATCTCTGAGCATCAATG ACACCCCGCACGGGGGGGACCTGCTGCCCCCCTACCCCTGGCCCAAGGAGGACCCCCCCTTCGGCAGCGGCTGCCCCCCGGGGCCCTTCGCACCGCCCCCCCCGGCGCTGCTCCtcggggaggtggggggcacccacgggacccccgagctgccccccgccgccctcgccGAGGCGGGCCCCCCCCTGGGCACCCTGGGGCCCCCGGCCGCTTGCCCGCTGGCACCCATGGAGCACGTCATCCCCAACCTGCTCATCAGCCCCCACATGCTGCCGC TGACCGACCTGGAGATCAAGTTCCAGTACCGGGGCCGTCAGGTCTGCGTCCTCACCATCAGCAACCCCCACGGCTGCCGCCTCTTCCACAGCAGCCTGgagcccacgcaggagcaggtGGAGCTCTTCGGGCCGCTGACGCTGGAGCAGGTCCGCTTCCCCGCCACCGACACCATCCCCAACGAGAAGCAGCGTTTCTACACCCACCAGCTCCTGGACGTGCTGGACCGTGGGCTCAtcctggagctgcagggccAGGACATCTACGCCATCCGCCTCTGCCAGTGCAAGGTCTTCTGGACAGGGCCCTGTGCCGCCCACCACGCTGGCCCCAACCCCATCGAGAGGGAGAAGAAGACCAAGCTCTTCAGCCTCGAGGGGTTCCTCAACG GCCTCATCCTGTTCCAGAAGGGCCAAACCACCACCCCTCCTCCCTTCGAGATCTTCTTCTGCTTCGGCGAGGAGTGGCCCGACCAGAAGCCCAAGGAGAAAAAGCTCATCACGGTGCAG ATGGCTACACACCCCCGGAGGGAACAGCATGCGCCCCAGCCGTGCCCGCGGGCCCCGCGCCGGCTCTCCCAGCCCCGTCCCTGCACTCGCTCGAGCCGTCTCCTCCCGGTACGGtccaactttaaaataaaccgaataaaaccaaaataa
- the IRF5 gene encoding interferon regulatory factor 5 isoform X2, translating to MNPPPRRVRLKPWLVAQVSSRRYPGLQWLDPERRRFAIPWRHATRHPPAPQDHDTIFKAWAQETGKFTEGVDEPDPAKWKATLRCALNKSREFRLLFDGTKATPLRPYKVYEVCEGPAEGADGDDYGCGGEEDVSQLQKMTSLSINDTPHGGDLLPPYPWPKEDPPFGSGCPPGPFAPPPPALLLGEVGGTHGTPELPPAALAEAGPPLGTLGPPAACPLAPMEHVIPNLLISPHMLPLTDLEIKFQYRGRQVCVLTISNPHGCRLFHSSLEPTQEQVELFGPLTLEQVRFPATDTIPNEKQRFYTHQLLDVLDRGLILELQGQDIYAIRLCQCKVFWTGPCAAHHAGPNPIEREKKTKLFSLEGFLNGLILFQKGQTTTPPPFEIFFCFGEEWPDQKPKEKKLITVQVVPVAARLLLEMFSGELSWSADSIPLQISHPDLKDKMVEQFKELHQLWQNQQRLPPVQPEPGPAAGPWVLPPGPLPQ from the exons ATGaaccccccgccccgccgggtGCGGCTGAAGCCCTGGCTGGTGGCGCAGGTCAGCAGCCGGCGCTACCCGGGCCTGCAGTGGCTGGACCCCGAGCGGCGACGCTTCGCCATCCCCTGGCGTCACGCCACCcgccacccccccgccccccaggaCCACGACACCATCTTCAAG GCGTGGGCGCAGGAGACGGGGAAGTTCACGGAGGGGGTGGACGAGCCGGACCCCGCCAAGTGGAAGGCCACCCTGCGCTGCGCCCTCAACAAGAGCCGCGAGTTCCGCCTGCTCTTCGACGGCACCAAGGCCACCCCGCTCCGGCCCTACAAGGTCTACGAGGTCTGCGAGGGCCCGGCCGAGGGCGCAG ATGGGGACGACTACGGCTGTGGCGGGGAGGAGGACGTCAGCCAG CTCCAGAAGATGACATCTCTGAGCATCAATG ACACCCCGCACGGGGGGGACCTGCTGCCCCCCTACCCCTGGCCCAAGGAGGACCCCCCCTTCGGCAGCGGCTGCCCCCCGGGGCCCTTCGCACCGCCCCCCCCGGCGCTGCTCCtcggggaggtggggggcacccacgggacccccgagctgccccccgccgccctcgccGAGGCGGGCCCCCCCCTGGGCACCCTGGGGCCCCCGGCCGCTTGCCCGCTGGCACCCATGGAGCACGTCATCCCCAACCTGCTCATCAGCCCCCACATGCTGCCGC TGACCGACCTGGAGATCAAGTTCCAGTACCGGGGCCGTCAGGTCTGCGTCCTCACCATCAGCAACCCCCACGGCTGCCGCCTCTTCCACAGCAGCCTGgagcccacgcaggagcaggtGGAGCTCTTCGGGCCGCTGACGCTGGAGCAGGTCCGCTTCCCCGCCACCGACACCATCCCCAACGAGAAGCAGCGTTTCTACACCCACCAGCTCCTGGACGTGCTGGACCGTGGGCTCAtcctggagctgcagggccAGGACATCTACGCCATCCGCCTCTGCCAGTGCAAGGTCTTCTGGACAGGGCCCTGTGCCGCCCACCACGCTGGCCCCAACCCCATCGAGAGGGAGAAGAAGACCAAGCTCTTCAGCCTCGAGGGGTTCCTCAACG GCCTCATCCTGTTCCAGAAGGGCCAAACCACCACCCCTCCTCCCTTCGAGATCTTCTTCTGCTTCGGCGAGGAGTGGCCCGACCAGAAGCCCAAGGAGAAAAAGCTCATCACGGTGCAG GTGGTGCCGGTGGCGGCgcggctgctgctggagatgttCTCGGGAGAGTTGTCCTGGTCGGCCGACAGCATCCCCCTGCAGATCTCCCACCCCGACCTCAAGGACAAGATGGTGGAGCAGTTCAAGGAGCTTCACCAGCTCTGGCAGAACCAGCAGCGGCTGCCGCCGGTGCAGCcggagcccggccccgccgccggaCCCTGGGTGCTGCCGCCCggtcccctgccccagtga